atatttttagtagaatATTACTTCCACGAATAATATATGAGTTTTATGACAAGTAAACTAGCATATAATTGTCATATTTGAATTAATGACAAAATTTCACTTTTAACCATAGCTTTACATCAAAAAGTTACTTTAATCACAAATATATTCatggtaaaaagaaaaatttatatttaagtttgaATTGTACGACGAAAAGTACATTTCAGTATGGTAGAAAGACAACTtgcataaaaataattctcaccATATTATCGAAGACAACAAGTGAATTTCATAGCCAAAAGTAGCATTTTACCATGAAATATAGTTTGTGGCAAAAAATTTATGACAAAAATTGGTATTTATTGTAATGAGATCAACACATCATAGTATCAGCTATATATATAGTGAAAATTAGAAAAGTACCTTTACTTTTCTACCTATTTGTTGATTGATCTAAGTTTACATACATAGGTATATTCTACATTTAGGATGTCATTTTGACATTATGGTTCAACTAATGAGTACTTGTGATCAACAAATTTTTGTTGGTCAAATTATTAGAATATTGGTTTCGTGATtagccaaaaataataaaagtaagatgatcaaattattgatattaagtGTTTGACTATAAAAGAAgagaattcaaaatgaaattgtttCTATTAAGCATCTCCGTAATGTATTTTTGTCtacatttcttattattaaagAGTTTTCACGCTTTTTAAAGATTATATTGTATACATAAGTTTAATggaaaatttatcatatttagaTGGCCTACAAGTAATGTCATGTGGTCACATAATAATACAAGAAAACTGATAATTCTAATGTCTTAATAATAATGGTGATATGacttttatacattatttttgtGTGAACTTGgaaaatagaggagaaaaggttAGTTTTAGGGATAAGGGGAATGTTTAATTGAATTGGAAGGAGGAAAATTGCAGGCATTGGAATAGAGATAAGCATAACCCTATCCTCATTAGCCTTGAAGGTGATTTGGGTGGAAACAATTAAAAGGTGGAGGCATGATTTAAGAGATAAAAGGCAATAGAGAAAAAGGGCATGTAAGAGCTCAGTGATATCACATGTGGCCATATAAATTAGTGGattaatgaatttcaaaaccaaaatcaaagtCAACTCCAATGGTCATAGGCAATGTGCAGAACCTTTCAAtatattttgagtttcaaaCCAGCCAATcttccaaaatattaatttcttaatttactAAGTAATGCTTTTGTTGGCAAAGAATCCCACTACCTAGGGAAAGAAGCAACTAGCCCCATTGATACTAGTATATCATGGCTTCTACTCAACTCAataagaaacaaatttttaatccaaattagTTGGAGTACaacttattaaattaaatgtttGACCTAGAAATACAGTtattgtttggatatatttgtattatatatttttaaaaattataaataataataaattataaataaaatataataaatgaatttatactttatgttctcaaaaattactttcaaaatttttaaaatttgaaatagtaaaatcattttaataccttaattttttaaactgtTACTAAAAACCATCTCTTTTAAGAGAAGTTTTAAAGAGTTACTATATTTTATACAGAAGTTATtgtcatttaaaaaagaataaaaaacaaaaagaaaattaaaaccacaccttaattggttaaaattttaaaaattgatattattaGGGTTTTAGCATGTATCTTTTCTATTACCTGTTTGAAAAAGTTTTGGGTTAaattggtattttattttatttttatttttcatccttaTTTTAGTCATAGACATTAGAAGTTCAAGATTTTGGAATTCATGAGTTCAAACCTAACAATTGTTTATTAgttaaattacaaaaatgcacttatattttgttttcccaaTATACTCAACTATGCCCAAATTTCTAATAAACTCTTTTGTGAGGATTTTTCATCATGAATTTTTACATGATATTctaaatatatctaatttttcttcatatttatcaTAAGGATTTTTcaatagatttttttctttttaatggaaTATCTTAACCAAAGACATAGATTTTAGTTaacatttttattcattttcataataTATTTACCCATCCTCTTTTAAGTTAATGGGGACATTAGGTCCAAATCATTCTTATTTATTACGAGTCTActtcaaaatgattttaaaagggACCAAAAGTGCTTATTTATActgaaagtatttttatttatttttataaaaatgaaatgtttgacaaatttttaaaaatttagagaatcatttgaaatgatttttgaCAATAATTAGAAGTGATCCTTGGATAAAATTTATTCCTGATAATCATTTGATTGGTAAATTTTTTTTCGAAGGGATGTCTTGCTGATTCTAAGCTACTCAAAAGCTAAAAAACATGTCTCAATAAGTTGTTCCACAACAAGAATAGCTTGGGATTaatttgagagtgattttagttaaagaaattttatatgTGACATTTGCTAATAGTGCTTCCATTATAGacgcttttaaagaaaattcatggGGTTTTAAAATTAGTGAGACATCCCTTAGTGATCAAGCTATTCATTGTTGTCTATTTGTGTGAGAAGCTATATATTTTACTTGAACAAATCTTAGATCTTCCttgacttattattattttgtggtCAAATAAATTTGGAGAAGTAGAAGATCAATATAATAATGCCAACAACAAGatcttaagaaaataattaggtcatggggaatcttgtagaaaattttataaattcatgcacaatattttatcatttcgtGCACATGTGGTGCATTGATTAATGTTAAACCTAttcatttctcattctcctCCAGACAAATTCcagatttcattatttttatcaatttttttttatagtgttaGATTGAGAGAGTGAATAAGAGAGATACATAAGATCTTATGACAAAATCTTAAACAGCTACAACATTGGAAATCTTATATAAAAGATTTGTAATccatctttttagtttttaaaaacaaaggaaatctCATATGAAAGATTTGTATTCAATCTTTTTACACTAAAAACAAAGAatgttgtattttaaaattcttggaTCTATTTCATATATCATGTTCATAAagtattcttttaaattaattctcttttcttttttctttttttaatatatacgTACACCAATATTCATCCTTTAGAATTCATCCAAGTAGGGAATTGtgataagataatttttttgtattcatCCCATCCTAATAGGAAGacttaaagataaaaataaattgatttaggATGAGTTTGAatttagtttgttttttaaactGAGGTGTTGAAGTtgttcaagtattataaattaaataaatttaatttaatatttttttcatttttctctttattaacatgttttaaaatatatttattgtattatacatatttttatttgtaatataattaatttgttttaaaaaaaaattaaaattagtgtCAATATGAACTATACAAAGGGCTCATAGTTAATCAAATATGAATGGtttaaagatggaaaaagaaagaagttgCATCCTTATTAGGCACCTATTATAAAGAATGAactcaataaaaatcaaatccaaatttagacacaaaataaGCCAATAAAATCAGAAATAAGCCAATAAAATCAGAAATTCAAAAGACGCTTGGATTTCTTAATGGAGATTTGACATCTATATGGATTTTCTTATTTGCTAGATGATACATTTAATGTTAATATCCAATTACCCATTTCCACTAATTCCACCTcctcttccttttattttgaaaagtgattaattttggaatttattgCATCACATTCaatcaaagaaataatttatatccACAAAAATGAAGGTTATATTTTATTACTAGAATTAGATAGGATATGTATATTATAAGATATCATATCTTATTGAATGAGATATTTATATCATAAGatatcattttcaatgaaatatgatatttttacaTATCTTATTcatatgataataatatatttatatattatgttatatttatattagtttataaaattaataaaaaaaaaatagaatatatattatttttaatatttaaaataaaaattatattgcacttcaatattttatttttcaaaatatttatatttaaaactctttctaaaattataaaaatgtgaaaaaatgaaaattttaaaaaatatttttatgtacacaaaatatatatttagttgttgtataaaaattcttatattttatataaaaaaaatatttttaaaaattaaaaataggaaatatatctaAGTATGGCTTGAGGGATTCATTGCCCCCTTTTTTGGTAGTTTCATGATCCATAAAacgttaaaaaagaaaaagaaaaaaaaaggatattccGACATTAATAgctaattaaaaaagaaacacaaaaataagataatCAAAATTGTGAGGTGGGGCCTAGGACAGATGATGGATAAGTGTGGAAAAGGCAATTCtaagcaatgatgaaaatatcggtaatcataGATATAtgggtacttcgattttacggatacatcggagatatatcggcgaatattttggaaaaaaatatcgataaatttaaatatgatcaaaatttataaaaatacaagaaaaacttcataaaaatgtaattagaagtataatagatattttaaaattgttttattaaagaatttgatatatgtataatatgatttatcatatttgataataatattgtatgcatcgataaaaatatgaattttataagtgtgcatttattattaaattatatcaaatattatttcataataacattatgatatttgattataatatgtctaacttaaaaatatatattaatattaaaattatgatccatttaattcaattgtattaaataatataaaataaattatgacatatgtataattttttaatatttaattaattcattaatgatattgaaaacactatgaagaaaattattatgataatttttatatttttggtaatcaattaaaagaatttttttttatttaattataaaataattatatttaatttgctctctaaaattttaaaatgcccTGGTGGTCGGATGTGGTTTGGGGTTCGAATCCCTTCAacagcacaaaaaaaaaataataataataaattgagaGTACTGTAGCGCGTTGACCGACCGAAATATCGGcgattttcatcattttttgccatttttttcattatattggCAATTTTTGCAGAAATTTCTCTCATTCGATTTTTCTCCACAAAATATTGTGTTGACCTCTCCCGATACACGATATATTGCCGATATATCTCAACATTTTCCTCCTTGGTTCTAAGTggagaaaaatggagaaatgaCTGAATATGAGAAGTGTCAGCTAAATTTACTAGTCTATGTAACTTGTCTTGTCTGCGCATTCAATTCTCTGTTGTTACCACTTTTGGCTACATCACTGtttccatttcattttatttatcttcataaaatattataaaataatttgagcAATTTATGAACTTCTCATTCTCAAATATGATAACATTTTTatggaaattgaaaaataaaaaaattaaaaatttaaatttaaaacccaTTTATGGAAAGTGAGGGAGTGCATGATTGTGGGTTTTTCAATTGAAGATAGAGAAGCCCAGTTTGGATTTCCATTAAAGAAccttccaaaattccaatagAGACCAAGGCAATGCATAAAATATGGCCCATTGgcttattatataaaataaatcagtATTGGGTCCATTATTCTTTCTATAGACTAGCATGCTAGCTTtccatttttatctttcaacaccaaatatatatatatatatacttgttaTCAAATCACGAAGCAtctgataataaaataaacacccatcaccattaaaaaaaattataataaaagacaagaaaatcttatataaatattatcggTTTTGAATccaatacttaatagtatttgtttttctacttaattctaaatagaatttaaaattgaatagtactaaataataataagtatttacataatttgtttttgtaatattttatttttattaaatattgaaaaataataataaaaaaattaacatgttattttttctattttaaaaaagttaaatattttgaattttttcatttaaccaaaaatttataataagtaataaaaaaaatcgaaaaacaagtaatttaaagtttaaaaacaaattgttttagacaaaaagttaaaaataaataaacacccTCTTATTCGGGATGTCACGATCAAATACACAATTCAGAAAATTTTTgaatggtaaaaataaaaataaaataaaaaataaaaaataaaaagaaaaagagattctcaaccataaaataaaataataataatttaattgcCAAGGCAATTTCCCAAGTAATTAAAGGCAAGGTCAACGGTTAATAGGTATGGCAAGAGGCCGGGTATGCCATCTTAGGCGTTAAAAAGTTCCTCCCCTGCGTCTCTGGTGGACTTCAAAAGGGGCACTGTATTTATTGCCACCACCTCTTTtcgagaaaacaaaatatttgatttgattgacTCCTCTGTcaaattggaaattattatAGTTTATAGAAATGGATTCAAGAGGAAGGATCTCTGCATGTTTGCACCATGTACAAAATAGATAAATTTACATATtccataaaagaaataataaagagTGAGGGGGGAATTGTCTTTGCCTCCataaaatgaaggaaagaaaaagtaatgataataatgataaaaaggaaaaaagaaaaagggagagaaaaaacatgaatttttttgCTTTAAGTTTAAGAAAGAGGAGAtttcatattgattttcacATTTCTTTTCTAGAACTTTTTAAGAATGGGGAGGCTATAAATTGGAGGCACCAGGGGAGTTCAAGTCATATTTCagaggggggagagagagagagagagagagagagagagagagagagagagagagagagagagagagaatgggcATTTTATTGTTGACTCTGTTAATAGTCTTGGGGACTGTGTTGCTGAGGGCTGCCTACAATACCATCTCCTGTTACTGGCTAACTCCTAGAAGaatcaagaaaataatggaaaagcAAGGAGTGCGTGGCCCCAAACCACGCTTTCTAGTTGGAAACATCATGGACATGGCAGCTCTCGTCTCCAAATCAACCTCCACAGATATGGACTCCATTAGCCATGACACCGTGGGCCGCCTTTTGCCGCATTTCGTGGCCTGGTCCAAGCAATACGGTACTAAtctcttcctctttcttctttcctagCTCCGATGCTCAAAGCCTATAAACTTTTGTTTACTTAAAGGGGGTTGGCTGATGGGATTTGCAGGGAAGAGGTTCATATACTGGAATGGGCCAGAGCCACGGATGTGCTTGACGGAGACTGAATTGATCAAAGAGCTGCTGACAAAGTACAACATGATCTCTGGGAAGTCATGGCTGCAGCAGCAGGGGTCGAAGCATTTCATCGGGCGTGGGCTGCTGATGGCGAACGGGGACGACTGGTACCACCAGCGCCACATCGTGGCTCCGGCGTTTATGGGGGACAAGCTGAAGGTGTGATGAGATTGATGTGATGAAAGCTTTTGATGTTTCATTTGCTtctgtaaaaataatattataaatggtTGGCTTTAAATTATGGGCAGGGGTATGCGGGGTACATGATGGAATGCACTACCCAGATGCTCCAATCACTCCAAAATGCAGTAGAATCTGGGCAGACCGAGTTCGAGATTGGCGAATACATGACTCGTCTCACCGCTGATATCATTTCCAAGACAGAATTTGATAGCAGCTATGAGAAGGGAAAGCAAATATTCCATCTTCTCACTGAGTTGCAAAATCTTTGTGCTCAAGCCAGCAAGCACTTCTGCCTTCCTGGGAGTCGGTGAGTCGCATTTTTCCCATGCCAAATCTATGTTCTTTAGATTCTATCTTCtggtttttccctttaattgattccttcttttcctttaaGCTTCATTGTCCTTCTTAATTTTGAAGTCTTGTCTATCGCTGTCAGGGTCgtcttctttcctttgaattGACCACTGATTCGGCTTTCAACTACCTCATTTGTACGGTTCCCGTGTGGGGAACTCTTGTTCAGTAATGAATGATGATTTCATTCTGAAATTGAAagaatctaatttttttttttacaggtATTTTCCTAGTAAATACAACAGAGAGATTAAAGCGCTGAAGACGGAGGTGGAGAGACTGTTGATGGAGATCATACAGAGCCGAAAGGACTGTGTAGAGATTGGCAGGAGCAGTTCTTACGGAAATGATTTACTGGGCTTGCTGCTGAATGAGATGCAGAAGAAGAGAGGGAGTGGGTTCAGCCTAAACCTCCAACTCATCATGGATGAATGCAAAACCTTCTTCTTTGCCGGCCATGAAACCACTGCTCTCCTACTCACCTGGACCTCCATGCTCCTTGCTAGCAACCCCACTTGGCAAGACAAGGTTCGCGCCCAGGTGGCCGAGGTCTGCAATGGTGAAACTCCCTCTGTTGATCATCTTTCCAAGCTCACCTTGGTATGCAATTCATCAAGCTTCCTCTTCTCTCTGTTTCCGTTTCTGTTtctgttttttctattttttatttctcttgccTCCTACCAAAGGGCAGGGTGCTTggcaacatatatatatatatatatatgcataccAAATTCTACTCACTATCTGTATTGGCCATATCGGTGttcctaaattttgaaaaaagcaTGAACCGAGGCTGATTTCTCCTTTAGATACAGTATTTTTGTTGTACAAAAATGTCCCTCCCctgttgaaaaattttcatttaaaaaacaag
Above is a genomic segment from Vitis riparia cultivar Riparia Gloire de Montpellier isolate 1030 chromosome 14, EGFV_Vit.rip_1.0, whole genome shotgun sequence containing:
- the LOC117929774 gene encoding cytokinin hydroxylase; the encoded protein is MGILLLTLLIVLGTVLLRAAYNTISCYWLTPRRIKKIMEKQGVRGPKPRFLVGNIMDMAALVSKSTSTDMDSISHDTVGRLLPHFVAWSKQYGKRFIYWNGPEPRMCLTETELIKELLTKYNMISGKSWLQQQGSKHFIGRGLLMANGDDWYHQRHIVAPAFMGDKLKGYAGYMMECTTQMLQSLQNAVESGQTEFEIGEYMTRLTADIISKTEFDSSYEKGKQIFHLLTELQNLCAQASKHFCLPGSRYFPSKYNREIKALKTEVERLLMEIIQSRKDCVEIGRSSSYGNDLLGLLLNEMQKKRGSGFSLNLQLIMDECKTFFFAGHETTALLLTWTSMLLASNPTWQDKVRAQVAEVCNGETPSVDHLSKLTLLNMVINESMRLYPPATVLPRMAFEDIKLGDLHIPKGLSIWIPVLAIHHSEELWGKDANEFNPDRFAGKMFAPGRHFIPFAAGPRNCVGQSFAMMEAKIILAMLVSRFSFTISQNYRHAPVIILTIKPKYGVQICLKPLKP